One window from the genome of Bubalus kerabau isolate K-KA32 ecotype Philippines breed swamp buffalo chromosome 17, PCC_UOA_SB_1v2, whole genome shotgun sequence encodes:
- the CYTH2 gene encoding cytohesin-2 isoform X2, with product MEDGVYEPPDLTPEERMELENIRRRKQELLVEIQRLREELSEAMSEVEGLEANEGSKTLQRNRKMAMGRKKFNMDPKKFLVENELLQNTPEEIARFLYKGEGLNKTAIGDYLGEREELNLAVLHAFVDLHEFTDLNLVQALRQFLWSFRLPGEAQKIDRMMEAFAQRYCLCNPGVFQSTDTCYVLSFAVIMLNTSLHNPNVRDKPGLERFVAMNRGINEGGDLPEELLRNLYDSIRNEPFKIPEDDGNDLTHTFFNPDREGWLLKLGGGRVKTWKRRWFILTDNCLYYFEYTTDKEPRGIIPLENLSIREVDDPRKPNCFELYIPNNKGQLIKACKTEADGRVVEGNHMVYRISAPTQEEKDEWIKSIQAAVSVDPFYEMLAARKKRISVKKKQEQP from the exons ATGGAGGACGGTGTCTATG AACCCCCGGACCTGACTCCGGAGGAGCGGATGGAGCTGGAGAACATTCGACGGCGGAAGCAGGAGCTGCTGGTGGAGATCCAGCGCCTGCGGGAGGAGCTCAGCGAAGCCATGAGCGAGGTGGAGGGTCTGGAGGCCAATGAGGGCAG CAAAACCTTGCAACGGAACCGGAAGATGGCAATGGGCCGGAAGAAGTTTAATATGGACCCCAAAAAG TTCCTGGTGGAGAACGAACTTTTGCAGAACACACCTGAGGAGATCGCCCGCTTCCTGTACAAGGGCGAGGGCCTGAACAAGACGGCCATTGGGGACTACCTGGGGGAGAG GGAAGAGCTGAATCTGGCAGTGCTTCATGCCTTCGTGGATCTGCATGAGTTCACTGACCTCAACCTGGTACAGGCCCTCAG GCAGTTCCTCTGGAGCTTCCGCCTCCCTGGAGAAGCCCAGAAGATCGACCGCATGATGGAGGCCTTTGCCCAGCGCTACTGCTTGTGCAACCCTGGGGTTTTCCAGTCCACAG ACACGTGCTATGTATTGTCCTTCGCTGTGATCATGCTGAACACCAGCCTCCACAACCCCAACGTCCGGGACAAGCCGGGACTGGAGCGCTTCGTGGCCATGAACCGGGGCATCAACGAGGGCGGGGACTTGCCTGAGGAGCTGCTCAGG AATCTATACGACAGCATCCGAAATGAGCCCTTCAAGATCCCCGAGGATGACGGCAATGATCTGACCCACACCTTTTTCAACCCGGACCGGGAGGGCTGGCTCCTTAAGCTGGG AGGGGGCCGGGTGAAGACGTGGAAGCGGCGCTGGTTCATCCTCACCGACAACTGCCTCTACTATTTTGAGTACACTACG GACAAGGAGCCCCGAGGAATCATTCCGCTGGAGAATCTGAGCATCCGCGAGGTGGACGACCCCCGGAAACCA AACTGCTTCGAGCTGTACATCCCCAACAACAAGGGGCAGCTCATCAAAGCCTGCAAAACAGAGGCCGACGGCCGGGTGGTTGAGGGGAACCACATGGTGTACCGGATCTCGGCCCCCACTCAGGAGGAGAAGGACGAGTGGATCAAGTCCATCCA GGCCGCTGTGAGCGTGGACCCATTCTATGAGATGCTGGCAGCAAGGAAGAAGAGAATTTCAGTCAAGAAGAAGCAGGAGCAGCCCTGA
- the KCNJ14 gene encoding ATP-sensitive inward rectifier potassium channel 14: MGLARALRRLSGALESGDDRAGDEEEAGPGLCHNGWAPAQSRVGRRRGRFVKKDGHCNVRFVNLGGQGARYLSDLFTTCVDVRWRWMCLLFSCSFLASWLLFGLAFWLIASLHGDLTAPPPPAPCFSQVASFLAAFLFALETQTSIGYGVRSVTEECPAAVAAVVLQCIAGCVLDAFVVGAVMAKMAKPKKRNETLVFSENAVVALRDRRLCLMWRVGNLRRSHLVEAHVRAQLLQPRVTPEGEYIPLDHQDVDVGFDGGTDRIFLVSPITIVHEIDSASPLYELGRAELARADFELVVILEGMVEATAMTTQCRSSYLPGELLWGHRFEPVLFQRGSQYEVDYRHFHRTYEVPGTPVCSAKELDERAERASQSPKSGFPSSLAAFCYENELALSCCQEEDEEEEATEEDAAEAEDKAASPQVLTPTLALTLPP; this comes from the exons ATGGGCCTGGCCAGGGCCCTGCGCCGCCTCAGCGGCGCCCTGGAGTCTGGAGACGACAGGGCGGGCGATGAGGAGGAAGCGGGGCCGGGGCTGTGCCACAACGGGTGGGCGCCAGCGCAGTCGCGGGTGGGGCGGCGCCGCGGGCGCTTCGTCAAGAAGGACGGGCACTGCAACGTGCGCTTCGTGAACCTGGGCGGCCAGGGCGCGCGCTACCTGAGCGACCTGTTCACCACGTGCGTGGACGTGCGCTGGCGCTGGATGTGCCTGCTCTTCTCCTGCTCCTTCCTCGCTTCCTGGCTGCTCTTCGGCCTGGCCTTCTGGCTCATCGCCTCCCTGCACGGCGACCTGACTGCCCCGCCGCCGCCCGCACCCTGCTTTTCCCAGGTGGCCAGCTTCCTGGCCGCCTTCCTCTTCGCGCTGGAGACGCAGACGTCCATCGGCTACGGCGTGCGCAGCGTCACCGAGGAGTGCCCGGCCGCCGTGGCCGCCGTGGTGCTCCAGTGCATCGCCGGCTGCGTGCTAGACGCCTTCGTCGTGGGCGCCGTCATGGCCAAGATGGCCAAGCCCAAGAAGCGCAACGAAACGCTGGTCTTCAGCGAGAACGCCGTCGTGGCGCTGCGCGACCGCCGCCTCTGCCTCATGTGGCGTGTCGGCAACCTACGCCGCAGTCATCTAGTCGAGGCCCACGTGCGGGCCCAGCTACTGCAG CCTCGAGTGACCCCGGAGGGTGAGTACatacctctggaccaccaggatgTGGACGTGGGCTTTGATGGTGGCACTGATCGCATCTTCCTTGTGTCTCCCATCACCATCGTGCATGAGATTGACTCCGCCAGTCCTCTGTACGAACTAGGACGGGCTGAGCTGGCCCGGGCTGACTTTGAGCTGGTGGTCATTCTCGAGGGCATGGTCGAGGCCACAGCTATGACCACACAGTGTCGCTCTTCCTACCTCCCTGGTGAGCTGCTCTGGGGCCATCGTTTTGAGCCGGTCCTCTTTCAGCGTGGCTCCCAGTACGAGGTCGACTATCGCCACTTCCATCGCACTTATGAGGTCCCAGGGACGCCTGTCTGTAGCGCCAAGGAGCTGGATGAACGGGCAGAGCGTGCCTCCCAGAGCCCCAAGTCTGGCTTCCCCAGCTCTCTGGCAGCATTCTGCTATGAGAATGAACTTGCTCTGAGCTGCTGCCAGGAAGAAGATGAGGAAGAGGAGGCCACGGAGGAGGATGCGGCAGAGGCAGAGGACAAGGCTGCCAGCCCCCAAGTTCTCACACCAACCCTGGCGCTGACCTTGCCCCCGTGA
- the CYTH2 gene encoding cytohesin-2 isoform X1 encodes MEDGVYEPPDLTPEERMELENIRRRKQELLVEIQRLREELSEAMSEVEGLEANEGSKTLQRNRKMAMGRKKFNMDPKKGIQFLVENELLQNTPEEIARFLYKGEGLNKTAIGDYLGEREELNLAVLHAFVDLHEFTDLNLVQALRQFLWSFRLPGEAQKIDRMMEAFAQRYCLCNPGVFQSTDTCYVLSFAVIMLNTSLHNPNVRDKPGLERFVAMNRGINEGGDLPEELLRNLYDSIRNEPFKIPEDDGNDLTHTFFNPDREGWLLKLGGRVKTWKRRWFILTDNCLYYFEYTTDKEPRGIIPLENLSIREVDDPRKPNCFELYIPNNKGQLIKACKTEADGRVVEGNHMVYRISAPTQEEKDEWIKSIQAAVSVDPFYEMLAARKKRISVKKKQEQP; translated from the exons ATGGAGGACGGTGTCTATG AACCCCCGGACCTGACTCCGGAGGAGCGGATGGAGCTGGAGAACATTCGACGGCGGAAGCAGGAGCTGCTGGTGGAGATCCAGCGCCTGCGGGAGGAGCTCAGCGAAGCCATGAGCGAGGTGGAGGGTCTGGAGGCCAATGAGGGCAG CAAAACCTTGCAACGGAACCGGAAGATGGCAATGGGCCGGAAGAAGTTTAATATGGACCCCAAAAAG GGCATCCAGTTCCTGGTGGAGAACGAACTTTTGCAGAACACACCTGAGGAGATCGCCCGCTTCCTGTACAAGGGCGAGGGCCTGAACAAGACGGCCATTGGGGACTACCTGGGGGAGAG GGAAGAGCTGAATCTGGCAGTGCTTCATGCCTTCGTGGATCTGCATGAGTTCACTGACCTCAACCTGGTACAGGCCCTCAG GCAGTTCCTCTGGAGCTTCCGCCTCCCTGGAGAAGCCCAGAAGATCGACCGCATGATGGAGGCCTTTGCCCAGCGCTACTGCTTGTGCAACCCTGGGGTTTTCCAGTCCACAG ACACGTGCTATGTATTGTCCTTCGCTGTGATCATGCTGAACACCAGCCTCCACAACCCCAACGTCCGGGACAAGCCGGGACTGGAGCGCTTCGTGGCCATGAACCGGGGCATCAACGAGGGCGGGGACTTGCCTGAGGAGCTGCTCAGG AATCTATACGACAGCATCCGAAATGAGCCCTTCAAGATCCCCGAGGATGACGGCAATGATCTGACCCACACCTTTTTCAACCCGGACCGGGAGGGCTGGCTCCTTAAGCTGG GGGGCCGGGTGAAGACGTGGAAGCGGCGCTGGTTCATCCTCACCGACAACTGCCTCTACTATTTTGAGTACACTACG GACAAGGAGCCCCGAGGAATCATTCCGCTGGAGAATCTGAGCATCCGCGAGGTGGACGACCCCCGGAAACCA AACTGCTTCGAGCTGTACATCCCCAACAACAAGGGGCAGCTCATCAAAGCCTGCAAAACAGAGGCCGACGGCCGGGTGGTTGAGGGGAACCACATGGTGTACCGGATCTCGGCCCCCACTCAGGAGGAGAAGGACGAGTGGATCAAGTCCATCCA GGCCGCTGTGAGCGTGGACCCATTCTATGAGATGCTGGCAGCAAGGAAGAAGAGAATTTCAGTCAAGAAGAAGCAGGAGCAGCCCTGA